Proteins encoded within one genomic window of Haematobia irritans isolate KBUSLIRL chromosome 5, ASM5000362v1, whole genome shotgun sequence:
- the LOC142240141 gene encoding uncharacterized protein LOC142240141 yields the protein MTKYSFKQRIMIGTWNIRMLSEPSRLNQVPRNTFVIWDKSRINAVGLLISPKAAKILIQYRAISDQPDDKEAKANFYEQLDASLCSIHNGDFKIAIGDFNAKVGNDNSNLKSVVGTNGLDTIRNDNGDRLVDLCATHILFIGGTKCIHKKIHKYTWESPDGRMRNQIDHILISKLFLGCLLDVRTMRGADIDSDHNLILGTFKLRPAAVKPRKKPPKYNLFKLQDTNVVSRYEESVRQNFIAKNGDISWPDIHLACHQSTADVLGIQRRSHKPWITDETLKNQEKVKEQSLLRENTVD from the exons ATGACGAAATATAGCTTTAAACAACGGATTATGATTGGAACCTGGAATATACGAATGCTCTCTGAACCATCTAGATTAAACCAAGTCC CAAGAAATACGTTTGTCATCTGGGATAAGTCTAGAATAAATGCGGTAGGCCTCTTGATTTCACCGAAAGCAGCAAAGATCCTGATTCAATATCGTGCTATCTCTGACC AGCCAGACGACAAAGAAGCTAAAGCCAATTTCTATGAGCAGCTAGACGCTTCACTGTGCTCCATACACAACGGAGACTTTAAAATAGCGATTGGAGATTTCAACGCCAAAGTAGGCAATGACAACAGCAACCTCAAATCGGTCGTGGGAACAAACGGACTCGACACAATAAGAAATGACAATGGAGACAGACTGGTTGATCTTTGCGCCACACATATCCTCTTTATAGGAGGCACAAAATGCATCcacaaaaaaattcataaatatacTTGGGAGTCCCCCGACGGCCGAATGCGCAATCAAATTGATCACATTTTAATCAGCAAACTATTTCTTGGCTGTCTTCTTGATGTGAGAACGATGAGAGGTGCTGATATCGACAGTGACCACAATCTCATTTTAGGTACCTTCAAACTTCGACCTGCTGCTGTAAAGCCCAGAAAGAAACCGCCCAAATACAACTTATTCAAGCTACAGGATACCAATGTCGTCAGTCGATACGAGGAATCCgtaaggcaaaattttattgcaaaaaatggcGATATTTCTTGGCCAGACATTCATCTCGCCTGTCACCAAAGCACAGCTGACGTCCTCGGCATTCAGAGAAGATCCCACAAACCATGGATAACTGACGAAACCTTGAAAAACCAGGAAAAGGTTAAAGAACAAAGTCTACTACGCGAAAACACTGTCGATTAG